One window of the Ureibacillus sp. FSL W7-1570 genome contains the following:
- a CDS encoding MFS transporter has protein sequence MLLKKHLGARSQWALYFSLPILSWALYDFANTIFSSNINTVFFPFYMDEVLGTDQVMEQVASTFISYANACASFFLVLFSPLYGVWIDQTGYKKRFIVWFASISIFFTFMMGVFAHLDVSSQFSGLPLSLCLVVLSFVIAKFCFNSSLVFYDTMLGDLGKGDEIPLISGFGVAVGYLGTIVGLLVYFFVQDGGFHRAFIPTAILYLIFSLPLFFFIKDSPIPKENRKKIRFIKGYREIVDTFKDMKKYKAIFTFMIAYFFLNDAIQTTIAMMAVYATIIVGFTSGQFILLYLVSTISTVIGSFVFGNITKAIGARKSVAIVSVIMIIALIIAVCATQEWMFWIAGSMFGVSLGSMWVTSRTLIIELSPEEKRGQFFGLFAFSGKVSSIIGPALYGTVTLLLKDYGTLASRVALGSLIVLTVIGLIVHLQVKQDQRQISD, from the coding sequence ATTTTATTGAAAAAACATTTGGGCGCGAGGAGTCAATGGGCATTATATTTTTCCCTTCCGATTCTTTCATGGGCATTGTACGATTTTGCCAATACAATTTTTTCATCCAATATCAATACGGTTTTTTTCCCGTTTTATATGGATGAAGTGCTCGGTACAGATCAGGTGATGGAGCAGGTGGCAAGCACTTTCATTTCATATGCGAATGCTTGCGCGAGTTTCTTTTTGGTGCTGTTTTCCCCTCTGTATGGAGTTTGGATCGACCAAACCGGTTATAAAAAGCGATTCATCGTGTGGTTTGCGTCCATATCCATATTTTTCACATTTATGATGGGGGTATTTGCGCATCTGGATGTTTCTTCTCAATTTTCAGGGTTGCCCCTCAGTCTTTGTTTGGTTGTTCTCAGTTTTGTCATTGCAAAATTTTGTTTTAATTCGAGTTTAGTATTTTATGATACGATGTTGGGAGATCTTGGCAAGGGAGATGAAATCCCGTTAATTTCAGGATTTGGGGTCGCTGTTGGTTATCTGGGAACGATTGTCGGTTTACTCGTCTACTTTTTCGTGCAGGATGGCGGTTTCCATCGGGCTTTTATTCCAACAGCCATACTGTATTTGATCTTTTCTCTGCCATTGTTTTTCTTTATTAAAGACTCCCCGATTCCGAAAGAAAATCGAAAAAAGATCCGTTTTATTAAAGGGTACAGAGAAATTGTCGATACTTTTAAAGATATGAAAAAATACAAAGCAATTTTTACATTCATGATTGCTTATTTTTTCTTGAACGATGCCATTCAGACAACGATTGCCATGATGGCTGTGTATGCAACGATCATCGTCGGCTTCACCTCCGGGCAATTTATTTTATTATATTTGGTGAGCACCATTTCCACCGTGATTGGTTCGTTCGTGTTCGGCAACATTACAAAAGCGATCGGTGCGCGGAAATCTGTTGCCATTGTGAGCGTCATCATGATCATTGCGCTCATTATCGCGGTCTGCGCCACACAGGAATGGATGTTTTGGATTGCAGGCAGCATGTTTGGCGTGTCTCTGGGTTCCATGTGGGTGACATCAAGAACGTTGATTATTGAATTATCGCCTGAAGAAAAACGCGGGCAATTTTTTGGACTGTTTGCTTTTTCCGGAAAAGTATCATCCATCATCGGACCGGCATTGTACGGGACAGTGACGCTCTTATTGAAGGATTATGGCACTCTTGCTTCACGGGTTGCCCTTGGATCGTTGATTGTATTGACGGTCATTGGATTGATTGTCCATTTGCAAGTCAAACAAGATCAACGGCAAATTTCCGATTAA
- a CDS encoding type II CAAX endopeptidase family protein produces MKSSKHLIVLLLSLAFIFISMYFTFEEKNIFWHLYTFTLLVGIAISILFGKFKDELPTWKYILFGIGFGTITYGVVRLSYILLKTVDHGSVKTIRKFLETYGPNNIWHYLLLIFIIVIGEEMFWRGYIQHALKQYVPPILSCIMTSVLFALTIALSGFIPGVICAFIISLIFGLLYEWKQSIPLVIVAHEIYVLLLFFILPFIHY; encoded by the coding sequence ATGAAATCATCCAAACATTTGATTGTACTCCTTCTCTCTCTTGCTTTCATCTTTATTAGCATGTATTTCACCTTCGAAGAAAAAAATATCTTCTGGCATCTATATACGTTCACTCTCCTCGTTGGCATCGCCATTTCCATCCTTTTCGGGAAATTCAAAGATGAACTCCCAACTTGGAAGTATATCTTATTTGGAATCGGATTTGGTACAATCACTTACGGAGTTGTACGGCTCAGCTACATTTTGCTAAAAACCGTGGATCACGGTTCCGTCAAAACGATCCGAAAATTCTTGGAAACTTATGGTCCAAATAATATTTGGCATTATTTACTGCTCATCTTTATTATCGTTATCGGTGAAGAAATGTTTTGGCGCGGCTATATTCAGCATGCTCTCAAACAATACGTCCCGCCAATCCTTTCATGCATCATGACAAGCGTTTTGTTTGCACTGACAATTGCGTTGAGCGGATTTATTCCGGGCGTTATTTGTGCATTCATCATCTCCCTTATTTTCGGCCTTTTATATGAGTGGAAGCAAAGCATACCTTTAGTCATTGTCGCGCATGAAATTTATGTTTTGCTGTTGTTTTTCATCTTGCCTTTTATCCATTATTGA
- a CDS encoding DUF2187 family protein, giving the protein MKIAEVGDIIEFKDGLRGLVEKVNDNSVIVDLTIMSNYRELDLEEKTVVNHKRYKIIESKNHLE; this is encoded by the coding sequence ATGAAAATTGCTGAAGTGGGAGATATCATCGAATTCAAAGACGGGCTTCGCGGATTGGTGGAAAAAGTGAACGACAACTCGGTGATTGTTGATTTAACCATCATGTCCAACTATCGGGAATTGGATTTGGAAGAAAAAACGGTCGTTAATCATAAACGTTATAAAATTATAGAATCAAAAAATCATTTAGAATAA
- a CDS encoding NAD(P)-dependent oxidoreductase: protein MSQKKIAFIGTGVMGSSIVKHLLKAGFEVTVYNRTKAKADPLIGLGALWADTPALASENADIIFTMVGFPKDVEEVYFGEHGIFRTAKEGSIVVDMTTSKPSLAKEIYVAAKERGVRSLDAPVSGGDIGARNGTLSIMVGGDEEVFKEMLPIFELFGSNIVYHGGAGAGQHAKMCNQLLVTTNMIGVCECIAYGMKAGLDLEKVLQSVSTGAAGSWSLSNLGPRILKGDLDPGFYIKHFIKDMKIALEEAEKMELDLPGLKLAKEMYETLLEKGYGDFGTQALIKYYQV, encoded by the coding sequence ATGAGTCAAAAAAAGATTGCATTTATCGGCACGGGTGTGATGGGATCAAGCATCGTCAAACATTTATTGAAAGCGGGTTTTGAAGTGACGGTGTACAACCGGACAAAAGCAAAGGCGGATCCTCTGATTGGGCTTGGGGCTCTCTGGGCTGATACACCAGCCCTTGCTTCAGAAAATGCGGATATCATTTTTACAATGGTCGGTTTTCCTAAAGATGTGGAAGAAGTATATTTTGGGGAACATGGGATTTTCCGGACGGCCAAAGAAGGTTCCATCGTTGTGGATATGACCACTTCAAAGCCAAGTCTGGCCAAAGAAATTTATGTGGCCGCCAAGGAAAGAGGGGTCCGGAGTTTGGATGCACCGGTGTCCGGCGGAGATATCGGGGCGAGAAACGGCACGTTATCCATCATGGTTGGCGGAGATGAAGAAGTATTTAAGGAAATGCTGCCGATTTTTGAGTTGTTCGGTTCCAATATCGTTTATCACGGAGGCGCCGGCGCTGGCCAGCACGCAAAAATGTGCAACCAATTGCTGGTGACGACCAATATGATCGGTGTTTGCGAATGTATCGCTTACGGCATGAAAGCGGGACTGGATTTGGAAAAAGTGCTGCAATCCGTTTCCACTGGTGCAGCCGGCTCCTGGTCATTATCGAATTTGGGACCGCGTATATTAAAAGGAGACTTGGATCCCGGCTTTTATATTAAACATTTCATCAAGGATATGAAAATCGCTTTGGAAGAAGCGGAAAAAATGGAGCTGGATTTGCCTGGATTGAAACTGGCCAAAGAAATGTATGAGACGTTGCTGGAGAAAGGGTATGGGGATTTTGGCACACAGGCGTTGATCAAATATTATCAAGTGTAA
- a CDS encoding potassium transporter TrkG, whose protein sequence is MANMSIKNKQITPFQLLVTFYFLAMLISFLLLRIPGVYQDGKEVSVIDTLFTAVSAISVTGLTVFNISETFTDFGEIILLIIVQLGAIGVMSIGTFIWLLIGKRIGLRERQLIMIDFNQTQLAGVVRLLKEIIKILFFIEAIGTLILTIHFMRYFDSWSEAFKNGLFAAISATTNSGFDITGHSFEPFYNDYFVQFISMILIVLGAIGFPVLVELKHYLLKKDPSFRFSLFTKITTVTYGVLFIIGAFAIFLLESFQTLKGMPWHEKLFVSMFQSISSRSAGLTTMDVELFSEATNIFLSFLMFVGSSPSSVGGGIRTTTFAIAMLFLINFANGRKEIQVFGREICLEDILRSFVVIILAAFMVLIATMVLSMTEPDATTTEIIFEITSAFGTCGMDLGITESLSTAGKLVIMVLMFVGRVGLISFLYTLGGKAQKPKFRYPEERIIIG, encoded by the coding sequence ATGGCAAACATGTCCATTAAAAACAAACAAATAACACCGTTTCAACTTCTTGTCACATTTTATTTTCTGGCCATGTTGATTTCTTTTTTGTTGTTGCGGATTCCGGGCGTATACCAGGATGGAAAAGAAGTATCCGTAATTGATACGCTTTTTACTGCCGTGAGTGCCATCAGTGTAACGGGATTGACCGTATTCAATATTTCAGAAACGTTTACGGATTTTGGGGAAATCATTTTATTGATTATTGTCCAATTGGGTGCGATTGGGGTCATGTCCATCGGCACCTTTATTTGGCTGCTGATAGGCAAAAGAATCGGCTTGCGCGAAAGACAGCTGATCATGATCGATTTTAATCAGACTCAGTTGGCGGGGGTAGTACGGCTTCTTAAAGAAATCATCAAAATTTTGTTCTTTATTGAAGCGATCGGCACTTTGATATTGACCATCCATTTTATGAGATATTTTGATTCCTGGTCGGAAGCATTCAAAAATGGGCTGTTTGCCGCAATTTCCGCAACGACGAACAGCGGCTTTGATATTACCGGACACAGCTTCGAACCTTTTTATAATGACTATTTCGTTCAATTTATTTCAATGATATTGATTGTGCTTGGCGCCATTGGATTTCCGGTGCTGGTGGAATTGAAGCATTATTTATTGAAGAAAGATCCCTCTTTTCGTTTCAGCCTCTTTACGAAAATCACCACTGTAACATACGGTGTATTGTTTATTATCGGCGCTTTTGCCATCTTTTTGCTGGAGTCGTTTCAAACTTTAAAAGGAATGCCTTGGCATGAGAAACTCTTTGTTTCGATGTTTCAATCGATTTCTTCAAGATCAGCGGGATTAACGACAATGGATGTGGAATTGTTTAGTGAGGCGACAAATATATTTTTGAGTTTTTTGATGTTTGTCGGTTCATCGCCAAGTTCCGTCGGTGGGGGTATCCGGACTACGACATTTGCGATCGCCATGTTATTTTTGATTAATTTCGCCAATGGAAGAAAAGAGATTCAAGTGTTTGGACGGGAAATCTGCTTGGAAGATATTTTGCGTTCCTTTGTGGTGATCATCCTTGCAGCGTTTATGGTATTGATTGCGACAATGGTGTTGTCGATGACGGAGCCGGATGCAACAACCACAGAAATCATCTTTGAAATCACATCCGCATTCGGTACGTGCGGTATGGACCTCGGAATCACAGAAAGTTTATCGACCGCAGGCAAATTGGTCATCATGGTATTAATGTTTGTCGGAAGAGTCGGGCTGATTTCGTTCTTATATACATTGGGCGGAAAGGCGCAAAAACCGAAATTCCGATATCCGGAAGAACGCATTATCATCGGATAA
- a CDS encoding HAMP domain-containing sensor histidine kinase, translating to MTKATMVPLLEDLFQYDDPVLILNTSCNIESISNKAAQILNLDEEIGKPLPMDDLSQSRWNSFLKRIRQEKFSFSSFNIKGKDSAYKEIKVFGMFLKKNNLVFLKILNEDSDNKFQLYRKHFLNDLPYGLLFFKDEMINEINSRAIELLDIDLGNISNLSFDSFLSKYFDYGYKKLQFLSELKAFGHATLEVKRLNRQNEERYLTMNCKYFYYLDMIVVSIVDHTETVKLKQKVKELEHFSEIGKISANITHELKNAVTSLKGFMELLKFNTTEEGKKYIKIIESEMQRMETILSEILYLAKPTKFIKEKVSMLHVIEEVIEIMQPQAYKNHVVIQLKADEECDSMITGNVNHLKQMFINLVKNAIEVMENGGTITIELKNICNKVQVLIKDEGTGIPEENLNKLFTPFFTTKDEGTGLGLSLVKKVVDEHHGKISVESIVDVGSTFILEFPGYTENYTKYYYDENQMKKLLASRTANSVPLV from the coding sequence ATGACAAAAGCGACAATGGTACCTCTATTGGAAGATTTGTTCCAATATGATGATCCTGTGCTTATATTAAATACTTCATGTAATATCGAGTCAATCAGCAACAAGGCAGCTCAGATATTAAATTTGGATGAAGAGATAGGGAAGCCCCTTCCCATGGACGATTTATCACAATCAAGATGGAATTCATTTTTAAAAAGAATCCGGCAAGAGAAATTTTCCTTCTCTTCATTTAATATTAAAGGCAAAGATTCTGCGTATAAAGAAATAAAAGTTTTCGGAATGTTTCTGAAAAAGAATAACCTGGTGTTTTTAAAAATATTGAACGAAGATTCGGACAACAAGTTTCAATTGTACAGGAAACATTTTCTGAATGATTTGCCTTATGGCCTTCTCTTCTTTAAAGACGAAATGATTAATGAAATCAATTCACGGGCGATTGAATTGCTGGATATCGACTTGGGGAATATTTCAAACTTGTCTTTTGATTCTTTTCTCTCAAAGTATTTCGATTACGGTTATAAAAAGCTGCAATTTTTATCCGAACTGAAAGCTTTTGGACATGCAACGCTGGAAGTGAAGCGTTTGAATCGGCAAAATGAAGAAAGATATTTAACAATGAATTGCAAATATTTCTATTATTTGGACATGATTGTGGTTTCCATCGTGGATCATACGGAAACGGTCAAATTGAAACAAAAAGTGAAAGAACTTGAACATTTTAGTGAAATCGGAAAGATTTCCGCAAATATTACCCATGAGCTGAAAAATGCGGTAACCTCGTTGAAAGGATTTATGGAGTTATTGAAATTCAATACGACGGAAGAAGGAAAAAAATATATAAAAATCATTGAATCCGAAATGCAAAGAATGGAGACCATCCTTTCAGAAATACTCTATTTGGCAAAACCGACCAAATTTATTAAAGAAAAGGTATCCATGCTGCATGTGATCGAAGAAGTGATTGAAATTATGCAGCCCCAAGCTTATAAAAACCATGTCGTGATCCAATTGAAGGCCGATGAAGAATGTGATTCAATGATTACCGGCAATGTCAATCATTTAAAACAAATGTTCATCAATTTGGTAAAAAACGCTATTGAAGTGATGGAAAATGGCGGCACGATTACAATTGAATTAAAAAATATATGCAATAAAGTCCAAGTATTGATCAAAGATGAAGGAACAGGGATTCCGGAAGAAAATTTAAATAAATTATTCACGCCATTTTTTACAACAAAAGATGAAGGAACAGGACTCGGGTTGTCACTCGTCAAAAAAGTGGTGGATGAGCATCATGGAAAAATTTCGGTGGAAAGCATCGTTGATGTCGGTTCCACTTTCATTTTGGAATTTCCGGGTTATACAGAGAATTATACTAAGTATTATTACGATGAAAATCAAATGAAGAAACTGTTGGCATCCCGCACGGCCAATTCTGTCCCGCTTGTATAG
- a CDS encoding aspartyl-phosphate phosphatase Spo0E family protein codes for MEQLLIQLEQIREKMIRSGLEHGLHAPKTIRLSEQLDQIINQYVQISLLLIAKK; via the coding sequence ATGGAGCAATTATTAATTCAATTGGAGCAAATTCGGGAAAAAATGATTCGTTCGGGTTTGGAGCACGGCCTGCATGCTCCGAAGACGATTCGACTAAGCGAACAGTTGGATCAAATCATCAATCAATATGTTCAAATATCCCTGCTGCTAATTGCGAAAAAATAA
- a CDS encoding TerC family protein, whose translation MEAIILEYLWVLVVLVALEGLLAADNAVVMAVMVKHLPVDQQKKALFYGLFGALIFRFTALFLITILVNYWEIQAIGAAYLLFIAFKNIYEKKFKKEEEEREIEEHLQKGKGLWATVLKIELADIAFAVDSMLAAVAIAVTLPEIGHFHIGGINAGQFTVMFLGGIIGMILMRFAAQAFVKLLNNYPELETAAFLIVGWVGIKLVVLTLSHEKVGILPHDFPHSAPWEITFWAVLVAIAAGGWIISVAKKKKEKAKEI comes from the coding sequence GTGGAAGCAATCATTTTGGAATATTTGTGGGTTCTGGTCGTTCTCGTCGCGCTGGAAGGACTGTTGGCCGCGGATAATGCGGTGGTTATGGCGGTGATGGTCAAACACTTGCCGGTGGATCAGCAGAAAAAAGCCCTGTTTTACGGATTGTTTGGAGCGTTGATCTTCCGTTTTACCGCGTTATTCTTAATCACGATTTTAGTGAACTATTGGGAAATCCAAGCGATTGGTGCAGCATATTTATTGTTTATTGCGTTTAAAAATATTTACGAAAAGAAATTCAAAAAAGAGGAAGAAGAACGGGAAATTGAAGAACATCTGCAAAAAGGGAAAGGATTATGGGCTACGGTATTGAAGATTGAATTGGCGGATATCGCCTTTGCTGTGGATTCAATGCTTGCTGCCGTTGCAATTGCGGTGACACTGCCGGAAATTGGCCATTTTCATATCGGTGGCATCAATGCGGGACAATTTACGGTGATGTTCCTCGGCGGAATCATCGGGATGATTTTGATGCGATTTGCTGCACAAGCGTTCGTCAAATTGTTGAACAACTATCCGGAACTTGAAACAGCTGCCTTTTTAATTGTTGGATGGGTTGGTATTAAATTGGTGGTTTTGACATTATCCCACGAAAAAGTCGGCATCTTGCCTCATGATTTCCCGCATTCAGCACCTTGGGAAATCACATTCTGGGCTGTGCTTGTGGCTATTGCAGCCGGTGGATGGATCATCAGTGTGGCAAAGAAAAAAAAGGAAAAAGCAAAAGAGATCTAA
- a CDS encoding chemotaxis protein: MEQKGILLESGTNELEIVEFEVANNKYGINVIKVKEIIQPIPVTIIPHAHPHIEGIIQLRGEVLPVVDMLKVLGINNGKYSDQQKYIVADFNKLRVVFHVDNVTQIHRISWTQIEKPSDIYQGSSNQVIGVVKIGETMILLLDFEKIMMDINPDSGISVEPVKKLGKRERSEKRIVVAEDSPLLRKLLNETLSEAGYGNLEFFENGKDAYDYLESLLDKGGDISKYVQLVVTDIEMPQMDGHHLTKRIKTHPELQKLPVVIFSSLITDDLRHKGEQVGADDQVSKPEIADLILKIDELIL, encoded by the coding sequence ATGGAGCAAAAAGGGATATTATTGGAATCTGGAACGAATGAATTGGAAATTGTCGAATTTGAGGTGGCAAACAATAAGTATGGAATCAATGTCATTAAGGTGAAGGAAATTATCCAGCCGATTCCTGTCACAATTATTCCCCATGCCCATCCGCACATAGAGGGGATTATTCAGCTCCGCGGTGAAGTGCTGCCGGTTGTGGATATGTTGAAAGTGCTTGGAATCAATAATGGGAAATACAGCGATCAGCAAAAATATATTGTGGCTGACTTTAACAAATTGAGAGTCGTTTTCCATGTGGATAATGTAACCCAAATTCACCGGATTTCATGGACTCAGATCGAAAAGCCTTCGGATATTTATCAAGGCAGCTCAAACCAGGTGATCGGCGTTGTGAAGATAGGAGAAACGATGATCTTGCTGCTGGATTTTGAAAAAATTATGATGGATATTAATCCGGATTCAGGTATCAGTGTGGAACCGGTGAAAAAATTGGGGAAACGCGAACGTTCCGAAAAGAGAATTGTTGTGGCGGAAGATTCGCCGCTGTTGCGTAAATTGTTGAATGAAACATTATCCGAAGCGGGTTATGGAAATCTGGAGTTTTTCGAAAACGGCAAAGATGCATATGATTATTTGGAGTCCTTGCTGGACAAAGGCGGGGATATTTCAAAATATGTCCAATTGGTTGTAACGGATATTGAAATGCCGCAAATGGATGGACATCATTTAACGAAGAGAATCAAAACCCACCCGGAATTGCAAAAGTTACCGGTTGTCATCTTCTCCAGTTTGATTACCGACGATCTTCGACATAAAGGGGAACAAGTGGGGGCGGATGATCAAGTATCGAAACCGGAAATAGCGGATTTGATTTTGAAAATTGATGAATTGATTTTGTAA
- a CDS encoding MarR family transcriptional regulator translates to MSSNEIKQSLKLYIVLSRANKAINEVTNQFFQQNGINPTEFAVLELLYHKGRQPLQKIGSKILLASGSITYVVDKLEKRGLIKRVSCPSDRRVTYAEITEKGAAFMEKIFPEHEKNLHELMNALTPEEKDTAIELLKKLGLSIKDLSY, encoded by the coding sequence TTGTCGTCAAATGAAATCAAACAATCGCTTAAACTGTACATCGTATTGTCAAGGGCCAATAAGGCAATAAATGAAGTGACAAATCAGTTTTTTCAGCAAAATGGAATCAATCCGACAGAATTTGCTGTGTTGGAATTGTTATATCATAAAGGTAGACAGCCCTTACAAAAAATAGGAAGCAAAATTTTATTGGCCAGCGGTTCGATCACATATGTGGTCGATAAACTTGAAAAAAGAGGTTTAATCAAACGGGTATCCTGTCCTTCAGATAGAAGAGTCACTTATGCGGAAATTACCGAAAAAGGTGCCGCCTTCATGGAAAAAATATTTCCGGAACATGAAAAAAATTTGCACGAGTTGATGAATGCATTAACCCCGGAAGAAAAGGATACCGCCATTGAATTGTTGAAAAAATTGGGGTTATCGATCAAAGATTTGTCTTATTAA